From the Shewanella amazonensis SB2B genome, one window contains:
- a CDS encoding 3-deoxy-D-manno-octulosonic acid kinase, with the protein MQQQNHPPYTLAIAQGESISLDPSHFTPEHWQALAAVTGTSKGRYTTWFVRHPEANQDWVLRHYWRGGLMEKFSKDRYLYTGMANTRAIAELALLEKLHAEGFPVPRPVGARVRRYALWYSADILIERMPGCRDLLAWLEQGPLDEAEWKALGVCIARFHHRGVYHADLNAKNILKGPQGFALIDFDRGEIRNPANSWQQANLSRLRRSFDKEKGKLPSLAFDESCWQWLLEGYAAA; encoded by the coding sequence ATGCAGCAACAAAACCATCCGCCCTACACCCTGGCCATTGCCCAGGGCGAGTCCATCTCACTGGACCCGTCCCATTTCACCCCTGAACATTGGCAGGCTCTCGCCGCCGTGACTGGCACCTCGAAAGGGCGTTATACCACCTGGTTTGTGCGCCACCCCGAGGCTAATCAAGACTGGGTGCTGCGCCACTACTGGCGCGGAGGGTTGATGGAAAAGTTCAGTAAAGATAGATATCTGTATACAGGTATGGCGAATACCCGCGCCATCGCAGAGCTGGCTTTGCTTGAAAAGCTCCATGCAGAGGGCTTTCCCGTGCCCCGCCCCGTGGGTGCCAGGGTACGTCGATATGCACTCTGGTACAGCGCCGATATTCTGATTGAGCGGATGCCCGGATGTCGCGACCTGCTGGCCTGGCTGGAACAAGGTCCATTGGATGAGGCAGAGTGGAAAGCCCTAGGCGTTTGCATCGCCCGCTTCCATCACCGCGGCGTCTACCACGCCGATCTTAACGCCAAGAACATCCTCAAGGGGCCACAGGGTTTTGCGCTGATTGACTTTGACCGGGGTGAAATCCGCAATCCCGCGAATAGCTGGCAGCAAGCCAACCTGTCCAGACTGAGACGCTCTTTTGATAAAGAAAAAGGCAAGCTTCCTTCGCTTGCCTTCGATGAGTCCTGCTGGCAATGGCTACTGGAGGGTTACGCTGCTGCGTAA
- the waaA gene encoding lipid IV(A) 3-deoxy-D-manno-octulosonic acid transferase, with product MARLLYSVLLYLLSPLLVLYLAQRAIKSPDYRGRWGERFGLKALMPTDILIHSVSMGETLAAIPLIRAIMAARPNLRITVTTSSPTGSAEVIKAFGDRVQHCYLPFDLGFAVNRFLSQLGCAELIIMETELWPNLIAGARARGIKVSLLNARLSEKSAASYQKFASLTVPMLRSLDQIAVQTTKEAERFVALGVDASRVHVCGSLKFDIQIPPSRRESARQLRQSWGRDDHLIWVAGSVHPGEFDTMLSAHHQLLEQFPDALLIMVPRHPEQFANAARAIRERGLQLAVRSMGEAPTVGTQVLLGDTMGELLTWYGAADLAFVGGTLVVNGGHNPLEPAAMGLPVAMGPNHWDFKEITELLQQAGNLTLCATPDAFNDWLLATAQDSVGRLTAGEAGLRVVESNRGALSRQLAVLGYAAA from the coding sequence ATGGCTCGATTGCTCTATTCAGTTCTCTTATACCTGCTGTCGCCACTCTTGGTACTTTATCTGGCCCAGCGTGCCATAAAGAGCCCGGATTATCGTGGTCGCTGGGGCGAGCGGTTTGGCCTTAAGGCGCTGATGCCTACCGACATACTGATCCATTCTGTCTCCATGGGCGAGACGCTCGCAGCCATACCACTCATTCGCGCTATCATGGCGGCCAGGCCAAATCTGCGGATCACGGTTACCACGTCAAGCCCCACGGGCTCGGCAGAAGTTATCAAGGCCTTTGGCGACCGGGTACAACATTGTTATTTACCCTTTGACCTGGGGTTTGCCGTTAACCGCTTTTTGAGCCAATTGGGCTGCGCCGAGCTTATCATCATGGAAACCGAGCTGTGGCCAAACCTCATTGCCGGGGCCAGGGCTCGGGGCATCAAGGTATCTTTGCTCAATGCCCGTTTGTCAGAAAAATCCGCCGCCAGTTATCAAAAGTTCGCATCCCTCACTGTGCCCATGCTCAGGTCGCTGGACCAGATTGCGGTGCAAACGACCAAAGAAGCAGAACGTTTTGTCGCACTTGGCGTGGATGCCTCGCGGGTACATGTGTGTGGTAGTTTGAAGTTTGATATCCAGATCCCCCCATCCCGCCGTGAATCGGCGCGGCAGTTGCGGCAGAGTTGGGGACGGGACGACCACTTGATATGGGTGGCGGGCAGCGTACATCCCGGTGAATTCGATACCATGCTCAGCGCCCATCACCAACTACTTGAGCAGTTTCCAGACGCGCTGCTGATTATGGTGCCAAGGCATCCTGAGCAGTTTGCCAACGCTGCACGGGCCATACGTGAGAGAGGCTTACAGCTGGCCGTTCGCAGTATGGGAGAGGCGCCGACAGTGGGCACGCAGGTGCTCCTTGGCGACACCATGGGCGAGCTCTTGACCTGGTACGGCGCTGCCGATCTGGCCTTTGTGGGCGGTACACTGGTGGTCAATGGCGGCCACAATCCGCTGGAGCCTGCGGCCATGGGGTTACCGGTTGCCATGGGACCCAACCATTGGGATTTTAAAGAAATTACCGAACTTCTGCAGCAGGCGGGTAATCTCACCCTGTGTGCTACCCCGGACGCCTTTAACGACTGGTTGTTGGCGACTGCACAGGATTCGGTTGGCCGCCTGACCGCCGGTGAGGCTGGGTTAAGAGTCGTGGAGAGCAATCGTGGGGCGCTGAGTCGTCAACTGGCGGTATTGGGTTACGCAGCAGCGTAA